Proteins from a genomic interval of Deinococcus sp. QL22:
- a CDS encoding permease prefix domain 1-containing protein, translated as MNHIERQIDRYIRQATRGLRGPRRQDAQQELRGALEDKIHRHRLLGLDEQAAATAALRDFGSASAVARDLNAVHTLPTVYRSVLLAGIGTLLSLQAVAQVPMVRAIPDPQVPSNSCVFNEALLKELLQADAESMRRKLAQPNGKATFEAECRASMPKPSNSLLSLTDLLAALRKGGIIVNTVPGFDGYLQLTFPGRTDIQGLNLNNASKTIGGQIYIQAGPFVHLLSRSLPLGIQLKLEGLENPILNIGSARVQLGTPTAKVRATDFYSFSLLEQLQSQLTLATGTTLKIAYIMDQGDQQGHQLKIDAPDQALFATVSNSQLVDKRTAEAQEHYLLRVRAVKGGVLPAPTYQGYYAPVPHVVNTPAELMAATAKGQEAVLVYRLNAADLQNLKLTAVPASTLKPVQKYGQ; from the coding sequence ATGAACCACATTGAACGCCAGATAGACCGCTACATCCGGCAGGCCACACGGGGATTACGCGGGCCACGCCGCCAAGATGCTCAACAGGAATTGCGTGGTGCACTGGAAGACAAGATTCATCGTCACCGCTTGCTGGGGCTGGATGAACAAGCTGCCGCGACTGCTGCCCTGCGCGATTTTGGCAGCGCGTCGGCTGTTGCCCGCGACCTAAACGCCGTGCATACGTTGCCCACCGTGTACCGCAGTGTGTTGCTAGCCGGAATAGGGACACTGCTGAGCCTACAGGCGGTCGCGCAAGTACCGATGGTGCGGGCGATTCCTGATCCGCAGGTGCCGAGCAATTCGTGTGTCTTTAACGAGGCCCTGCTCAAGGAGTTGCTGCAAGCCGATGCAGAATCCATGCGGCGCAAATTAGCTCAGCCCAACGGGAAAGCTACATTTGAAGCCGAATGCCGCGCCTCGATGCCGAAGCCTTCCAACAGCTTATTGTCTCTGACTGATTTGCTCGCTGCCCTCCGCAAAGGCGGAATTATCGTGAACACTGTTCCCGGCTTTGACGGCTATCTTCAGTTGACTTTTCCAGGTCGGACGGACATTCAAGGTTTGAATCTCAACAACGCGTCCAAGACGATTGGCGGGCAAATCTATATTCAAGCTGGTCCATTTGTACACCTTCTGAGCCGCTCCCTCCCTCTGGGAATTCAGTTGAAATTAGAGGGCCTTGAGAATCCAATTTTGAACATCGGTTCTGCTCGTGTTCAATTGGGAACACCAACGGCAAAAGTCAGAGCAACCGACTTCTATTCCTTTAGTTTGCTTGAGCAGCTCCAATCCCAGCTGACACTGGCGACAGGCACGACACTCAAAATCGCGTACATCATGGATCAAGGGGATCAGCAAGGCCATCAACTCAAAATTGATGCCCCTGATCAGGCTTTGTTTGCCACCGTAAGCAATTCACAATTGGTAGATAAGAGGACTGCTGAAGCTCAAGAACATTACTTATTGCGGGTACGCGCAGTCAAAGGAGGGGTGTTGCCAGCCCCTACTTATCAAGGCTACTACGCTCCTGTACCCCACGTGGTCAACACGCCTGCCGAACTGATGGCCGCCACCGCCAAAGGTCAGGAAGCGGTGTTGGTGTACCGCCTCAACGCTGCCGACCTCCAAAACCTGAAACTTACAGCAGTTCCAGCGAGTACCCTCAAGCCTGTCCAGAAATACGGTCAGTAA
- a CDS encoding type II toxin-antitoxin system VapC family toxin has protein sequence MVLARLSAVELTPATVFPAGTQVRAVLDSLTQTWKVLPLLPADYFDAMSRCRDLGLQGGAIYDTLIAQAALRAGAVGLVTLNAKHFVRLGDDVQRLVVAPQAL, from the coding sequence ATGGTACTGGCCCGACTCAGCGCTGTCGAACTCACCCCCGCAACCGTCTTTCCTGCGGGCACGCAAGTGCGCGCCGTGCTGGACAGCCTCACGCAGACGTGGAAGGTGTTGCCGTTGCTGCCTGCCGACTACTTCGACGCCATGAGCCGCTGCCGAGACCTCGGGCTGCAAGGTGGAGCCATCTACGACACGTTGATCGCTCAGGCGGCGTTGCGGGCAGGGGCAGTGGGGTTGGTGACGCTCAACGCCAAGCACTTCGTGCGCCTCGGTGACGACGTGCAGCGGCTGGTGGTCGCGCCACAAGCCCTTTGA
- a CDS encoding PadR family transcriptional regulator has product MDAQQLKGHLDLLLLATLEHSPRYGGQIIADVQAATDGYFSLREGTLYPALHRLEKAGWISGAFEQLPRGGSPVKFYILTPSGQQELKAQRERYEQFRRAIQGVIGGTV; this is encoded by the coding sequence ATGGACGCACAACAACTCAAAGGCCACCTTGATCTTCTTCTGCTCGCCACCCTAGAGCACTCTCCCCGTTACGGCGGTCAGATCATTGCCGATGTTCAGGCGGCCACGGACGGCTATTTCAGCCTGCGCGAAGGCACCCTGTATCCCGCGCTCCACCGCTTAGAGAAAGCAGGCTGGATCAGCGGCGCGTTCGAGCAATTGCCACGCGGGGGCAGCCCGGTCAAGTTCTACATCCTTACCCCCAGCGGTCAGCAGGAACTGAAGGCCCAACGCGAACGCTACGAACAGTTCCGCCGCGCAATACAGGGCGTTATCGGGGGCACCGTATGA
- a CDS encoding PQQ-binding-like beta-propeller repeat protein, with product MYPPLVPISSEALVSGDTPVHFGDLIIAEENDSKYQKSLGEVAYDLNSRKVAWRTSEIFYGHESAVVGNHLIYFNGKHQIAVINPAGQEQSRTELPLSVPEQALGHLISTSVQVVGEVFILPMHSTLLAYRIDDLLSSELPAQPLWRFDVKALSSTGIARFPSLSCAVQEQACYVIESKGSPEQQQASTEVVKLDALTGQENWRKTLFATQAGDTPHLGVVQSGRGSIVVHVQGTSVVTAYTQSGTELWKNTSILCPGGATNILSHLIVRDDVVVVSPLGDRCYTALEASTGATRFVFSPPLGGSFGQVPSFVNGVMYATNGFLWAVDTEDGSILGRSTTELPYAQGKTGTVIFDAPRQQLLVWGGKLSAFRPVR from the coding sequence ATGTATCCCCCCCTTGTTCCTATATCGAGCGAAGCTTTGGTAAGCGGAGACACACCCGTTCACTTTGGTGACCTGATCATTGCCGAAGAAAATGACAGCAAGTATCAAAAGTCACTCGGCGAGGTTGCCTACGACCTCAACTCTCGCAAAGTAGCGTGGCGTACCTCAGAAATATTTTATGGTCACGAGAGTGCGGTGGTCGGCAATCACCTGATTTACTTCAATGGAAAACACCAAATTGCAGTGATCAATCCGGCAGGACAAGAACAGAGCAGGACTGAGTTGCCCCTGAGTGTTCCAGAGCAGGCGTTGGGCCATCTCATTTCGACCTCCGTTCAGGTGGTCGGAGAGGTGTTCATTCTCCCTATGCACAGCACCCTCCTCGCGTACCGAATCGACGATCTCCTGTCCTCTGAACTCCCTGCGCAGCCCCTCTGGCGCTTTGATGTCAAAGCCCTTTCTTCTACAGGAATTGCCCGATTCCCATCACTTTCCTGCGCTGTGCAGGAGCAGGCCTGTTACGTTATTGAATCGAAAGGGTCACCTGAACAACAACAAGCCAGCACCGAGGTGGTCAAGTTAGACGCCCTCACTGGGCAGGAAAATTGGCGGAAAACCCTGTTTGCTACCCAAGCGGGAGATACTCCGCACCTGGGCGTCGTCCAAAGCGGAAGAGGAAGCATTGTTGTTCATGTCCAAGGGACATCCGTTGTGACAGCGTATACACAGAGCGGCACCGAACTCTGGAAGAACACCAGCATCCTTTGTCCCGGTGGGGCGACCAATATCCTGTCTCACCTGATCGTTCGAGATGACGTGGTGGTGGTCTCCCCACTGGGTGACCGATGCTACACCGCGCTAGAAGCGAGCACGGGTGCAACACGTTTTGTCTTCAGTCCCCCACTGGGCGGGTCATTTGGTCAAGTTCCAAGCTTCGTCAATGGGGTGATGTACGCCACAAATGGCTTCCTGTGGGCTGTCGACACGGAGGATGGTTCTATCCTAGGCCGCTCAACGACAGAACTGCCCTATGCCCAAGGAAAAACAGGGACAGTCATATTTGACGCACCTCGGCAGCAATTGCTGGTCTGGGGAGGCAAACTCAGTGCCTTCCGGCCGGTTCGGTAG
- a CDS encoding WD40 repeat domain-containing protein, with translation MNLTVCRATWDLVSLKVGGAGHEAFLGATPYIISGDFAGQVNWCTKESAPLRSLQAFTGSTLALDVSLDGTLVAAGGWDAKPAVKIYDAATGTLKQTLPLKDGPASLTFSGDGKTLLVLDANRTYTWFDLANGKTLNTWTTPSQITSNLRGGGAHLFLEWSPGGLLRVYDAQKGRAKFSLRNYNLSGQTFTPDGQWIVTAGLNGILSSYNTQDGKPGPQVALGVVAGAGLMAGQSGAEVIALLQQNTEGQPSRILTSAWKVGENTLTPRGTANRLSGGWTVMNLAKTTPVSIALCRAP, from the coding sequence TTGAATCTCACGGTCTGTCGGGCCACCTGGGACCTGGTCAGCCTGAAAGTCGGTGGCGCAGGCCACGAGGCCTTTCTCGGCGCTACGCCGTACATCATCAGCGGCGACTTTGCGGGCCAGGTGAATTGGTGCACCAAGGAGAGTGCACCACTGCGCAGTCTCCAGGCCTTTACGGGCAGCACCCTGGCCCTGGATGTCAGCCTAGACGGCACCCTGGTGGCGGCGGGCGGTTGGGACGCCAAGCCTGCCGTCAAGATTTATGACGCGGCCACCGGAACACTGAAACAGACGTTGCCCCTCAAAGACGGCCCTGCGTCATTGACCTTCTCTGGGGACGGCAAGACCCTTTTGGTACTGGACGCCAACCGAACCTACACCTGGTTCGATTTGGCCAACGGGAAGACGCTGAACACCTGGACAACCCCGTCCCAAATCACCTCCAACCTCAGGGGCGGCGGAGCCCATCTCTTTCTGGAGTGGTCACCGGGCGGTCTCCTGCGGGTGTATGACGCCCAGAAGGGGCGTGCCAAATTCTCGCTTCGGAACTACAACCTGTCGGGTCAGACCTTTACACCCGATGGACAGTGGATCGTGACCGCAGGCCTGAACGGGATTCTGAGCAGCTACAACACCCAAGACGGCAAACCGGGTCCCCAGGTGGCGTTGGGAGTCGTGGCCGGTGCGGGGTTGATGGCCGGGCAAAGCGGCGCGGAAGTGATCGCACTTTTGCAGCAGAACACGGAGGGCCAGCCTTCCCGGATCCTGACGTCGGCCTGGAAGGTGGGGGAGAATACGCTGACTCCGAGGGGGACGGCGAACCGCCTCAGCGGGGGTTGGACTGTCATGAACCTAGCCAAGACGACACCCGTGAGTATTGCGCTGTGCCGAGCACCTTGA